A window from Pseudomonas kribbensis encodes these proteins:
- a CDS encoding tetratricopeptide repeat protein: MNRTGRTLALGCLLLLQPLLAHAQAGGNSLLIPAMGRCTLNTQPQDVTQALAACQKAADEGDAQAQYELGEFYYDGKNAPRDLNQALSYFEKASLQGHAQAQFKLGTMFFHGEGVQANNIQAYIVLKMAAVNGAEDALDTADEVSEKMSREDLETATQVLGQIFRKYLMELQSADGRTPFSPLP, from the coding sequence ATGAACCGCACCGGCCGCACCCTTGCCTTGGGCTGCCTGTTGCTCCTTCAGCCGCTGCTCGCACATGCACAAGCAGGCGGCAACTCGTTGTTGATCCCGGCGATGGGTCGCTGCACCCTCAATACTCAGCCGCAAGATGTCACGCAGGCCCTCGCCGCGTGCCAAAAGGCAGCGGATGAAGGGGATGCGCAAGCGCAATACGAGTTGGGTGAGTTCTACTACGACGGCAAGAATGCGCCGCGCGACCTCAATCAAGCCCTGAGCTATTTCGAAAAGGCCTCGCTGCAAGGCCACGCCCAGGCGCAATTCAAGCTCGGCACCATGTTCTTCCACGGTGAAGGCGTGCAGGCCAACAACATTCAGGCTTACATCGTGCTGAAGATGGCCGCGGTCAACGGCGCCGAAGATGCGCTCGACACCGCCGACGAAGTCTCTGAAAAAATGTCCCGCGAAGACCTGGAAACCGCAACCCAGGTGCTCGGGCAAATTTTCCGTAAATACCTGATGGAACTGCAGAGCGCCGACGGGCGTACGCCGTTCTCGCCCCTGCCGTAG
- a CDS encoding DUF1820 family protein, whose product MTKREAPIYKVIFLNQGQVFEMYAKQIYQSDLWGFLEVEEFVFGERTQVVVDPSEEKLKAQFEGVVRSFVPMHSIVRIDEVERLGTPKISEARGGVGNVMPFPVPMPEK is encoded by the coding sequence ATGACCAAACGCGAAGCTCCAATCTACAAGGTGATTTTCCTCAACCAGGGCCAGGTGTTCGAAATGTACGCCAAACAGATCTATCAAAGTGATCTGTGGGGCTTCCTGGAAGTGGAAGAGTTCGTCTTTGGCGAGCGTACCCAAGTGGTCGTCGACCCGAGCGAAGAGAAGCTCAAGGCACAGTTCGAAGGCGTGGTGCGCAGCTTTGTGCCGATGCATTCGATCGTGCGCATCGACGAAGTGGAACGCCTCGGCACGCCGAAAATCAGCGAAGCCCGTGGCGGTGTTGGCAATGTGATGCCGTTCCCGGTACCGATGCCCGAGAAGTAA
- the miaB gene encoding tRNA (N6-isopentenyl adenosine(37)-C2)-methylthiotransferase MiaB, with protein sequence MAKKLYIETHGCQMNEYDSSRMVDLLGEHQALEVTARAEDADVILLNTCSIRERAQDRVYSQLGRWRELKLANPDMVIAVGGCVASQEGAAIRDRAPYVDVVFGPQTLHRLPEMIDAARISKLPQVDVSFPEIEKFDHLPEPRIDGPSAYVSVMEGCSKYCTFCVVPYTRGEEVSRPFDDVIAEIIHLAENGVREVTLLGQNVNGYRGLTHDGRLADLAELIRVVAAVDGIDRIRYTTSHPLEFSDSLIQAHAEVPELVKHLHLPVQSGSDRILAAMKRNHTALEYKSKLRKLRAAVPGICISSDFIVGFPGETEKDFEQTMKLIADVGFDFSYSFVYSQRPGTPAADLADDTPEELKKERLNALQHRLNQQGFEISRQMVGSVQRILVTDYSKKDPGELQGRTENNRIVNFRCDNPTLIGQFADVHIDAAQPHSLRGSLIQ encoded by the coding sequence ATGGCCAAGAAGCTTTACATCGAAACCCACGGTTGCCAGATGAACGAGTACGACAGCTCGCGCATGGTCGATCTGCTGGGCGAACACCAGGCCCTGGAAGTCACGGCGCGGGCAGAAGACGCCGACGTGATTCTGCTCAACACCTGTTCGATCCGCGAACGCGCCCAGGACCGGGTTTATTCCCAGCTCGGCCGCTGGCGCGAACTGAAACTGGCCAACCCGGACATGGTGATCGCCGTCGGCGGTTGCGTGGCCAGCCAGGAAGGCGCGGCGATCCGTGATCGCGCCCCGTACGTTGACGTGGTGTTCGGCCCGCAGACTCTGCACCGCCTGCCGGAAATGATCGACGCCGCGCGCATCAGCAAGCTGCCGCAAGTGGATGTCTCGTTCCCGGAAATCGAAAAGTTCGACCACCTGCCCGAGCCGCGCATCGATGGCCCGAGCGCTTACGTGTCGGTGATGGAAGGCTGCAGCAAGTACTGCACGTTCTGCGTGGTGCCTTACACCCGCGGCGAAGAGGTCAGCCGGCCGTTCGACGACGTGATCGCCGAGATCATTCATCTGGCCGAAAACGGCGTACGTGAAGTGACCCTGCTGGGGCAGAACGTCAACGGCTATCGCGGCCTGACCCATGACGGTCGTCTGGCGGATCTGGCCGAACTGATCCGCGTCGTCGCGGCCGTCGATGGCATCGACCGCATCCGCTACACCACGTCGCATCCGCTGGAATTCTCCGACAGCCTGATCCAGGCCCACGCCGAAGTGCCGGAACTTGTGAAGCACCTGCACTTGCCGGTGCAGTCCGGTTCGGACCGGATCCTGGCCGCGATGAAGCGCAACCACACCGCGCTGGAGTACAAATCCAAGCTGCGCAAACTGCGCGCTGCCGTACCGGGCATCTGCATCAGCTCGGACTTCATCGTCGGCTTCCCGGGGGAAACCGAGAAAGATTTCGAACAGACCATGAAGCTGATTGCCGATGTCGGCTTCGACTTCTCTTATTCGTTCGTCTACAGCCAGCGCCCGGGCACCCCGGCGGCCGACCTGGCCGACGACACTCCGGAAGAACTGAAGAAAGAACGCCTGAACGCCTTGCAGCATCGCCTGAACCAGCAAGGCTTCGAGATCAGCCGACAAATGGTCGGTTCGGTCCAGCGGATTCTGGTGACCGATTATTCGAAGAAAGACCCGGGCGAGCTGCAAGGGCGCACCGAGAATAATCGTATCGTCAACTTCCGCTGTGATAATCCGACCCTGATCGGCCAGTTCGCCGACGTGCATATCGATGCGGCACAACCGCACTCGCTGCGCGGCTCGCTGATCCAGTAA
- a CDS encoding PhoH family protein, producing MNAPIEPHRFILEPFEARRFANLCGQFDEHLRLIEQRLAIEIRNRGNQFELIGEPKHTTSAENLIRRLYRETKGSELSPDTVHLFLQESAVEQLDNHAPAEASVALRTKKGMIRPRGLNQLRYVKEILGNDINFGIGPAGTGKTYLAVACAVDALEREQIRRILLVRPAVEAGEKLGFLPGDLSQKIDPYLRPLYDALYEMLGFEYVAKLIERQVIEVAPLAYMRGRTLNNSFIILDESQNTTVEQMKMFLTRIGFGSTAVITGDITQVDLPRGTKSGLHHVIEVLKDVPGISFTHFQPKDVVRHPLVQRIVEAYERFETRLADEAPKDTRHDA from the coding sequence TTGAACGCACCCATAGAACCTCATCGTTTCATCCTCGAGCCTTTTGAGGCTCGCCGCTTCGCCAATCTGTGCGGGCAGTTCGACGAACACCTGCGCTTGATCGAACAGCGCCTGGCCATCGAGATCCGCAACCGCGGCAATCAGTTCGAGCTGATCGGCGAACCCAAGCACACCACTTCCGCGGAAAACCTGATTCGCCGCCTGTACCGGGAAACCAAGGGTTCAGAGCTGTCGCCGGATACGGTTCACCTGTTTCTCCAGGAATCGGCCGTCGAGCAACTGGACAACCACGCCCCCGCCGAAGCCTCCGTCGCCCTGCGCACCAAGAAAGGCATGATTCGCCCTCGCGGCTTGAATCAGCTGCGCTATGTGAAGGAAATCCTCGGCAACGACATCAACTTCGGCATCGGCCCGGCCGGTACCGGCAAGACCTATCTGGCCGTGGCCTGCGCCGTGGATGCCCTGGAGCGCGAGCAGATCCGCCGCATCCTGCTGGTGCGTCCGGCAGTCGAAGCGGGCGAGAAACTCGGCTTCCTGCCCGGCGACCTGTCGCAGAAGATCGATCCGTACCTGCGCCCGCTCTACGACGCGCTCTATGAAATGCTCGGCTTCGAATACGTGGCCAAGCTGATCGAGCGCCAGGTGATCGAGGTAGCACCGCTGGCCTACATGCGCGGTCGCACGCTGAACAACAGCTTCATCATTCTCGACGAAAGCCAGAACACCACCGTCGAGCAGATGAAGATGTTCCTGACCCGGATCGGTTTCGGCTCCACGGCCGTGATCACCGGCGACATCACCCAGGTCGACCTGCCGCGCGGCACCAAATCCGGACTTCATCATGTCATCGAAGTCCTGAAGGATGTGCCGGGTATCAGCTTCACCCACTTCCAGCCCAAAGACGTGGTGCGCCACCCGCTGGTGCAACGCATCGTCGAAGCCTACGAGCGCTTCGAGACGCGTTTGGCCGATGAAGCGCCAAAGGACACTCGCCACGATGCTTGA
- the ybeY gene encoding rRNA maturation RNase YbeY has protein sequence MLELDLQIATEASAPTEAEFRQWCELALRQRTADSEMTIRLVDEEEGRELNHTWRHKDYATNVLSFPAEVPDEFLDIPLLGDLVICVAVVEREAAEQGKELKAHWAHLVIHGCLHLLGYDHIDDEEAEEMEALERELLAELGYPDPYADDETETSPIVTTKDSE, from the coding sequence ATGCTTGAGCTTGACCTGCAAATCGCGACCGAAGCGTCTGCGCCGACCGAAGCCGAATTCCGCCAGTGGTGCGAACTGGCCCTGCGCCAGCGCACCGCCGATTCGGAAATGACCATTCGTCTGGTCGACGAAGAAGAAGGCCGCGAACTCAACCACACCTGGCGCCACAAGGATTACGCGACCAACGTCCTGTCCTTTCCCGCCGAAGTGCCCGACGAGTTTCTCGACATCCCGCTGCTGGGCGATCTGGTGATCTGCGTGGCCGTGGTTGAGCGCGAAGCCGCCGAACAGGGCAAGGAACTAAAGGCCCACTGGGCACATCTGGTCATTCACGGCTGCTTGCATCTGCTTGGTTACGACCATATAGATGACGAAGAAGCCGAGGAAATGGAAGCACTGGAACGCGAGTTGCTTGCCGAATTGGGTTATCCCGATCCGTACGCGGACGACGAAACCGAAACATCCCCTATCGTTACAACAAAGGATTCAGAGTAA
- a CDS encoding HlyC/CorC family transporter → MSEDRSSNGQKSWLGKLTQAFAHEPKNRQELLELLRDAHQNKLLDSEALAIVEGAIQVADLQVRDIMVPRSQMISIKATQTPREFLPAVVDSAHSRYPVIGESHDDVMGVLLAKDLLPLILKENGDSFNIKDLLRPATFVPESKRLNVLLREFRANHNHMAIVIDEYGGVAGLVTIEDVLEQIVGDIEDEHDVEEDSYIKPLPSGDFLIKALTPIENFNEFFDSEFSDDEFDTVGGLVMSAFGHLPKRNEITEIGAYRFRILNADSRRIHLLRLTPIAR, encoded by the coding sequence ATGAGCGAAGATCGATCGAGCAACGGGCAGAAGTCCTGGCTGGGTAAACTGACCCAGGCTTTTGCCCACGAGCCGAAGAACCGCCAGGAGCTGCTGGAGCTGCTGCGCGATGCACATCAGAACAAACTGCTGGACAGCGAAGCGCTGGCCATCGTCGAAGGCGCCATCCAGGTGGCTGACCTGCAAGTACGCGACATCATGGTGCCGCGCTCGCAGATGATCAGCATCAAGGCGACCCAGACACCCCGCGAATTTCTCCCTGCCGTGGTCGACTCGGCCCACTCGCGCTACCCGGTCATCGGCGAAAGCCATGACGACGTGATGGGCGTGCTGCTGGCCAAGGATCTGCTGCCGCTGATCCTCAAGGAGAATGGCGACAGCTTCAACATCAAGGACCTGCTGCGCCCGGCCACGTTCGTGCCGGAGTCCAAGCGTCTGAACGTGTTGCTGCGTGAATTCCGCGCCAACCACAACCACATGGCCATCGTCATCGACGAATACGGCGGTGTGGCAGGTCTGGTGACCATCGAAGACGTGCTCGAGCAAATCGTCGGCGACATCGAAGACGAGCACGACGTCGAAGAAGACAGCTACATCAAGCCACTGCCCAGCGGTGATTTCCTGATCAAGGCCCTGACGCCGATCGAGAATTTCAACGAGTTCTTCGACAGCGAATTCTCCGACGACGAGTTCGACACCGTCGGCGGGCTGGTGATGAGCGCGTTCGGGCACTTGCCAAAACGCAACGAAATCACTGAAATCGGCGCCTATCGTTTCCGCATCCTGAACGCCGACAGCCGTCGGATTCATCTGCTGCGACTCACGCCAATCGCCCGGTAA
- the lnt gene encoding apolipoprotein N-acyltransferase, giving the protein MRWTTRPGWPGNLLAVAAGAITTFALAPFDLWPLALLAVGLFYAGLRELSPRQALGRGWCFGFGLFGAGTSWIYYSIHHFGGASVLLAGFLMLIFTAAIAWFFALPAWLWARWLRRNEAPLADALAFAALWVGQEAFRGWFLTGFPWLYSGYSQLDGPLAGLAPVGGMWLVSFVLALTAALIYNAPRLLQTGRKGFIAAGLVLLVGPWVAGIALKGHAWTSPSGAPLSVAAIQGNVEQSMKWDPAQLNAQLALYRDLSFRSKPVDLLIWPETAVPVLKESAEGYLNMMGTFAAERKSALITGVPIRQTVRHEKRFFNGITVVGEGDGTYLKQKLVPFGEYVPLQDLLRGLIAFFDLPMSDFARGPADQPLLQAKGYQIAPFICYEVVYPEFAASLAAHSDLLLTISNDTWFGTSIGPLQHLQMAQMRALEAGRWMIRATNNGVTGLINPFGQITERIPQFEQGVLYGEVVPMHNLTPYLQWRSWPLIILCVVLFGWALMTNRMSKTL; this is encoded by the coding sequence ATGCGCTGGACAACCCGCCCCGGCTGGCCCGGTAACCTGCTGGCCGTGGCGGCCGGTGCAATCACCACCTTCGCGCTGGCACCGTTCGATCTCTGGCCGCTGGCGCTGCTGGCGGTCGGCCTGTTCTATGCCGGCCTGCGCGAGCTGAGCCCGCGCCAGGCCCTGGGTCGCGGCTGGTGCTTCGGTTTCGGCCTGTTCGGCGCCGGCACCAGCTGGATCTACTACAGCATCCACCATTTCGGCGGCGCGTCGGTGCTGCTGGCCGGGTTCCTGATGCTGATTTTCACGGCGGCAATTGCCTGGTTCTTCGCCCTGCCCGCCTGGCTGTGGGCGCGCTGGCTGCGTCGCAACGAGGCGCCGCTGGCCGATGCCCTGGCCTTCGCTGCGCTGTGGGTTGGCCAGGAAGCGTTTCGTGGCTGGTTCCTCACCGGTTTCCCGTGGCTGTATTCCGGTTACAGCCAGCTGGATGGCCCGCTGGCCGGGCTCGCGCCGGTGGGCGGCATGTGGCTGGTGTCGTTTGTCCTGGCGCTGACCGCCGCGCTGATCTACAACGCACCGCGCCTGTTGCAGACCGGTCGTAAAGGCTTTATCGCCGCGGGTCTGGTGCTGCTGGTTGGACCGTGGGTAGCGGGCATTGCCTTGAAGGGCCATGCCTGGACCAGTCCGTCCGGCGCACCGCTGAGCGTTGCCGCCATTCAAGGCAACGTCGAACAAAGCATGAAATGGGACCCGGCGCAGCTCAACGCGCAACTGGCGTTGTACCGCGACCTGAGTTTCCGTTCGAAACCGGTGGATCTGCTGATCTGGCCGGAGACCGCCGTCCCGGTGCTCAAGGAGTCCGCCGAGGGCTACCTGAACATGATGGGCACCTTCGCCGCCGAGCGTAAATCGGCGCTGATCACGGGTGTGCCGATCCGCCAGACAGTGCGTCACGAAAAACGCTTTTTCAACGGCATTACCGTGGTCGGCGAAGGCGATGGTACGTATCTGAAGCAGAAACTGGTGCCGTTCGGCGAGTACGTACCGTTGCAGGACCTGCTGCGCGGGCTGATCGCGTTCTTCGATCTGCCGATGTCCGACTTCGCTCGCGGTCCTGCCGATCAGCCACTGTTGCAGGCCAAGGGTTATCAAATTGCGCCGTTCATCTGCTACGAAGTGGTGTACCCGGAGTTCGCTGCAAGTCTGGCCGCACACAGCGATCTGCTGCTGACCATCAGCAACGACACCTGGTTCGGCACCTCCATCGGCCCGCTGCAACACCTGCAGATGGCGCAGATGCGCGCTCTTGAAGCCGGGCGCTGGATGATTCGTGCGACCAACAACGGCGTGACTGGCCTGATCAACCCGTTCGGACAGATCACCGAACGCATTCCGCAGTTCGAACAAGGCGTGCTGTACGGCGAAGTGGTGCCGATGCATAACCTGACGCCGTATCTGCAGTGGCGCTCGTGGCCGCTGATCATCCTGTGCGTGGTGCTGTTTGGCTGGGCGCTGATGACCAACCGGATGTCCAAGACCCTTTGA
- a CDS encoding YdcF family protein, which translates to MPFRYFIKQLLLPPGLLLLLLLAAWWLRRSRPRLAGLCFALGFGGFLLMSLPVVVQWGAKALEREPPLARDSWTSLAQRADAIVVLGSGRERGDLAWGEDQPTGVGLERQRYAARLAKASGLPILTSGGLHYGTPPSEAKLMADSLRDDFGVTVRWQEGESRTTWENAAFSAKMLLPEGVKRIVLVTQAWHMPRAVWSYQQAGFEVVPAPVGFLGTDNARPFGGWMPEFKSIWQSGQLLNEAVGQIGYSLFYRAGDSGD; encoded by the coding sequence ATGCCTTTTCGTTATTTCATTAAACAACTTCTGTTGCCGCCCGGCCTTCTTTTGCTGCTGTTGCTCGCCGCCTGGTGGTTGCGACGTTCGCGGCCGCGACTGGCCGGGCTGTGCTTCGCCCTGGGTTTTGGCGGCTTTCTGCTGATGAGCCTGCCGGTGGTCGTGCAATGGGGCGCCAAGGCCCTGGAACGCGAGCCGCCGCTGGCCCGGGATTCATGGACAAGCCTTGCGCAACGCGCTGATGCGATTGTGGTGCTGGGCTCCGGGCGCGAGCGTGGCGACCTGGCCTGGGGTGAGGATCAACCGACGGGCGTCGGGCTTGAGCGACAGCGTTACGCGGCGCGGCTGGCCAAGGCCTCGGGGTTGCCGATTCTGACCAGTGGTGGTCTGCATTACGGTACGCCGCCGAGCGAAGCGAAACTGATGGCCGATTCGCTGCGTGATGATTTCGGTGTGACGGTGCGCTGGCAGGAAGGGGAGAGCCGCACCACGTGGGAAAACGCTGCCTTCAGCGCCAAAATGCTGCTGCCGGAAGGTGTTAAACGTATCGTGCTGGTGACCCAGGCCTGGCACATGCCGCGTGCGGTGTGGAGTTATCAACAGGCTGGATTTGAAGTGGTGCCGGCGCCGGTCGGTTTCCTCGGCACTGACAATGCCCGGCCGTTCGGCGGCTGGATGCCGGAGTTCAAGTCGATCTGGCAGAGCGGGCAGTTGCTGAACGAGGCGGTGGGACAGATCGGCTATTCGTTGTTCTACCGAGCAGGTGACAGCGGAGACTGA
- the leuS gene encoding leucine--tRNA ligase, with translation MHEQYQPREIEAAAQSFWDEQKSFEVSEQPGKETYYCLSMFPYPSGKLHMGHVRNYTIGDVISRYQRMLGKNVLQPMGWDAFGMPAENAAMKNNVAPAKWTYENIAYMKSQLRSLGLAVDWSREVTTCKPDYYRWEQWLFTRLFEKGVIYRKNGTVNWDPIDQTVLANEQVIDGRGWRSGALIEKREIPMYYFKITAYADELLESLDELTGWPEQVKTMQRNWIGKSRGMEVQFPYNVDSIGESGTLKVFTTRPDTLMGATYVAVAAEHHLAALAAKNNPELQAFIAECKGGSVAEADVATQEKKGLPTGLFVEHPLTGEKLPVWVANYVLMHYGDGAVMAVPAHDERDFEFAHKYNLPVKSVVRTSSGETNPAPWQDAYGEHGTLINSGEFDGLDFAGAFDAMEVALIKKNLGASRTQFRLRDWGISRQRYWGCPIPIIHCDACGDVPVPEDQLPVVLPEDVVPDGAGSPLARMPEFYECTCPKCGQPAKRETDTMDTFVESSWYYARYASPHFEGGLVEKSAADHWLPVDQYIGGIEHAILHLLYARFFHKLMRDEGLVSSNEPFKNLLTQGMVVAETYYRREANGAYTWFNPADVELERDSKAKVISAKLKSDGLPVEIGGTEKMAKSKNNGVDPQSMIDQFGADTCRLFMMFASPPDMSAEWSDSGVEGSHRFLKRVWRLAQAHVTQGLPGKLDIAGLNDEQKVIRRAIHQAIKQASHDVGQNHKFNTAIAQVMTLMNVLEKAAQATEQDRALIHEGLEAVTLLLAPITPHISHELWNRLGHADPVIDAGWPVLDESALVQDSLTLVIQVNGKLRGQIEMPAAATREEVEAAARANENVLRFVDGLTIRKVIVVPGKLVNIVAS, from the coding sequence ATGCACGAACAATATCAGCCCCGTGAAATCGAAGCCGCCGCCCAGTCGTTCTGGGACGAGCAAAAGTCCTTTGAAGTCAGTGAACAGCCAGGCAAGGAGACTTACTACTGCCTGTCGATGTTCCCTTACCCCAGCGGCAAGCTACACATGGGGCACGTGCGCAACTACACCATCGGCGACGTGATCTCCCGCTACCAGCGCATGCTCGGCAAGAACGTCCTGCAACCGATGGGTTGGGACGCCTTCGGCATGCCGGCGGAAAACGCCGCGATGAAGAACAACGTGGCCCCGGCCAAGTGGACCTACGAAAACATCGCCTACATGAAATCCCAGCTGCGCAGTCTGGGCCTCGCGGTGGACTGGTCCCGCGAAGTCACCACCTGCAAGCCGGATTACTACCGCTGGGAACAGTGGCTGTTCACCCGTCTGTTCGAAAAAGGCGTGATCTACCGCAAGAACGGTACCGTGAACTGGGACCCGATCGACCAGACCGTTCTGGCCAACGAACAGGTGATCGACGGTCGCGGCTGGCGTTCCGGCGCGCTGATCGAAAAGCGCGAAATCCCGATGTACTACTTCAAGATCACCGCCTACGCGGATGAGCTGCTGGAGAGTCTCGACGAACTGACCGGCTGGCCGGAACAGGTCAAGACCATGCAGCGCAACTGGATCGGCAAGTCCCGCGGGATGGAAGTGCAGTTCCCGTACAACGTCGACTCGATCGGCGAAAGCGGCACCCTGAAAGTCTTCACCACCCGTCCGGACACCCTGATGGGCGCAACCTATGTTGCGGTGGCCGCCGAGCACCACCTGGCTGCTCTCGCCGCGAAGAACAACCCTGAGCTGCAAGCGTTCATCGCCGAATGCAAGGGCGGCAGCGTCGCCGAAGCCGACGTCGCCACTCAAGAGAAGAAAGGCCTGCCGACCGGCCTGTTCGTCGAGCACCCGCTGACCGGTGAAAAACTGCCGGTGTGGGTCGCCAACTACGTGTTGATGCACTACGGCGATGGCGCGGTCATGGCTGTACCGGCGCACGACGAGCGCGATTTCGAATTCGCCCACAAGTACAACCTGCCGGTCAAATCCGTGGTTCGCACCAGTTCCGGTGAAACCAACCCGGCCCCATGGCAGGACGCCTACGGCGAGCACGGCACGCTGATCAACTCCGGCGAGTTCGACGGCCTGGACTTCGCCGGCGCGTTCGACGCCATGGAAGTCGCCCTGATCAAGAAAAACCTTGGCGCCTCGCGCACCCAGTTCCGCCTGCGCGACTGGGGCATCAGCCGTCAGCGTTACTGGGGCTGCCCGATCCCGATCATCCACTGCGATGCCTGCGGTGACGTGCCGGTGCCGGAAGACCAGTTGCCGGTCGTACTGCCGGAAGACGTGGTGCCGGACGGCGCCGGTTCGCCGCTGGCGCGCATGCCCGAGTTCTACGAGTGCACCTGCCCGAAATGCGGCCAGCCTGCCAAGCGTGAAACCGACACCATGGACACCTTCGTCGAGTCGTCCTGGTACTACGCCCGTTACGCCTCGCCGCACTTCGAAGGCGGTCTGGTGGAAAAATCCGCAGCCGACCACTGGTTGCCGGTGGATCAGTACATCGGCGGTATCGAACACGCCATTCTTCACCTGCTGTACGCGCGCTTCTTCCACAAGCTGATGCGCGACGAAGGCCTGGTGAGTTCCAACGAGCCGTTCAAGAACCTGCTGACCCAGGGCATGGTGGTCGCCGAGACCTACTATCGTCGTGAAGCCAACGGCGCCTACACCTGGTTCAACCCGGCGGACGTGGAACTCGAACGCGACAGCAAGGCCAAGGTCATCAGTGCCAAACTGAAATCCGACGGCCTGCCGGTGGAAATCGGCGGCACCGAGAAGATGGCCAAGTCGAAGAACAACGGCGTCGACCCACAGTCGATGATCGATCAATTCGGCGCCGACACCTGCCGCCTGTTCATGATGTTCGCTTCGCCGCCTGACATGAGCGCTGAATGGTCCGACTCCGGCGTGGAAGGCTCGCACCGCTTCCTCAAGCGCGTCTGGCGTCTGGCTCAGGCCCACGTCACCCAGGGCCTGCCGGGCAAACTGGACATCGCCGGCCTGAATGACGAGCAGAAAGTCATTCGTCGTGCGATCCACCAGGCGATCAAGCAGGCCAGCCATGACGTCGGCCAGAACCACAAATTCAACACCGCCATCGCCCAGGTGATGACGCTGATGAACGTGCTGGAGAAAGCCGCCCAAGCCACCGAACAGGACCGCGCACTGATCCACGAAGGCCTGGAAGCCGTGACCCTGCTGCTGGCACCGATCACACCGCACATCAGCCATGAGCTGTGGAACCGCCTGGGCCATGCTGACCCGGTGATCGACGCCGGCTGGCCGGTGCTGGACGAAAGCGCACTGGTGCAGGACAGCCTGACCCTGGTAATCCAGGTCAACGGCAAACTGCGCGGCCAGATCGAAATGCCGGCCGCCGCCACCCGCGAAGAAGTCGAAGCCGCTGCTCGTGCCAACGAAAACGTGCTGCGCTTCGTCGATGGCTTGACTATCCGTAAAGTGATTGTAGTGCCCGGGAAACTGGTCAATATCGTCGCCAGCTAA